CGTTGCGCCAAAAGTCGGTGTTACCCGAGCCATGCACGACTTTATGAGTGAACAAACCAAAGCCGAAGTCCTCGCCACCCTCCGCCCGCGTTACGGATCGGCGGGTCGGGAACACAAAAGCAAACTCATCGCGCAGGCCGTTCAGCTCCTGGGCTACCATCCCAAGTCGGCCATCCGCGCCCTGCGCCGCAAACCCAGGGCGCCCGCCACTGCGGCCCTGATCTTGGGCCGTCCGCGGGCGTATGAACCGGGCGTGCTGTTGCCGGTCCTCAAACCGATCTGGTTCGCTGCCTTCCAGCCCTGCCGTTCACGCTTCGTCGCGTTGCTGCCCGACTGGCTCCCGGCCTACGAACAGGATCATCGCCGGTTGGACGCGGGCGTGCGCGAGGCGTTGTTGAACGTCAGCGCGCGCACGTTGGACCGCCTGCTCGCGCCGCTGCGAGGGTCGCTGAAACGCCGCGGCGGCACCCGGCCCGGCAGTCTGTTGCGCCAGAGCATCCCCATCCGCGGCGAGTGGACGGAGGAAGGGCCGGGCTGGCTGGAGTTGGACACCGTCGCGCTGTGCGGCGGCACGCTCGATGACCGCCACGCCTGGATGCTCGACGCGGTGGACATCCGCACCGACTGGACGGTGCAGCGCGCCCTCGAAAACCGCAGTCAACACAGCACGTTGACGCAGTTGCGCGACGTGGAGGCGAGCCTGCCCTTCCCGCTCCTGGGCGTGGACAGTGACAACGGCGGCGAGTTCATCAACCACCACGTCGTGGCGTGGACGGGCCAACGGCCCCGGCCCGTGCTCTTCACGCGCTCGCGCCCCTATCGCAAGAACGACAACGCCCACGTCGAGCAGCGCAACTGGACGCATGTGCGGCAGCAGTTCGGCTACGAACGCTACGACAACCCGGCGGTCGTGCCCTTGATCAACACGCTCTGCCAGGGCGCGCTCGGGCAACTGCTCAACTACTTCCTCCCGACGCACAAACTGGAGCAGAAGCATCGCCAGGAGGGACGCACCACGCGGATTTACGGAGCGGCCCAGACGCCGCTGGCGCGAGTGCTAAGCGCGCCGCAGGTGAGTGAGGAAACGAAGGCGAAGCTGAAGACGGAACACGCCCGGCTCAATCCGTTCCAACTGGCCCGCGACATCGAACGGCAGAAGAAAGTGATCGAAGCCCGTCGGCGAAGAGAAACTTGAAATCGCCCCGATGAATGGAGTAGAAACCCAGCACCCCAAGAACGAGACGGAGGAGGCCGGACGGCCATCGCGCCCCGGCTTCCTTCGCTCTCCAATGGGGGGTGGCTCCGGTCACACCACTTTTGGCGCAACGACCCCTCGTTCCGCCCCAGCTCCGGTAACACTTACTTTTGGCTCACTAGGCGTGAAACCTGGCGCGCGGGGTTCCGTCCAACGCCGCATCGTCATGAACGGTTTCGCTTTCTCCCTCGCTTGCGCCGTGTTTCTTGCAGGTCCGGCGCTGCACGCTCAGCCGCTTCCGTCCGGCGCCTTCTCCGACGTGACGAAGGCTGCCGGCCTCTTCGAGCCGCTCGCGGGCATCATGGGACACGGCGGCGCGTTCGGGGATTTTGACGGCGACGGGTTCATTGACATCTTTGTCGGCGGTTTCTGCGACCGGCCGAATTCGGAGTATGCGCCCGCGAGCGGCCCCGTGCCCGCGCGGCTCTTTCGCAATCTTGGCAACGGCAAGTTCGCCGTGGTCAACGACACGCCCGTCTCCGTGTTCGGCCGCGCGAGCGGCGCGGTCTTCGCCGACCTCGACAACAACGGCACGCTCGAACTCTTCGTCGCCAACAACGCCCGCGCCTCGACGCGCCACACCATCGAGCCGCAACGCTCCGCGCAGACGCGCCGCCCGCAGTTATTCCGCAACGACGACGGCTCCTTCGTGGACATCTCCGCCCCGAGCGGCGCGTGTCCCGACTCGCTCCTCAGCGCGCGCAACATCGGCGTGTTCGACTACGACGGCGACGGGTTGCTCGACCTGTTCGTGGTCGAGGACAAGTTCGTCGCGCGCGGCGTCAAACCGCGCTCGGCGCTCATGCGCAATCTCGGCGGGCTCAAGTTCAAGGACGTGACAAAGGACGTCGGCTTGCCCGAGGACATCCACGGGCTCGGGCTCGCGGTGGCGGACTTGAACGGCGACGGCCGGCCGGACTTCTTCGTGCCGCACAGCAACCGGCTCTTTCTCAGCACTCCGGGCAACACGTATCGCGAGGCGGTTGAATTGAAGGATATGTTCGCGTGGAAGCCGGTGGACGGAGAGGACTGGCCGTGCGGCGCGGCGTTCGGTGACTTGAACCGCGACGGACGGCTCGACCTCGTGCTGACGATTCATCACAAGACCGCGCGCAACAAAGTCTTCATCAACGACGGCCTCAAGGACGGCGTGCCGCAATTCCGCGACGTGACGGCGGACGTCGGCCTCGGCGACGCGATTCCGGTGAAGTGCCCGCACGTGGAGATCCAGGACTTCGACAACGACGGCTGGCCGGACCTCTACATCAGCGCCGCGTGGCTCGACGCCGAGGGCAAGGTCACGCCGCTCATCTTCCGCAACACCGGCGCGCGCGACGGCCTGCCGCGCTTTGTCCGCAACGGGCCGGCGTCGCCGCCGAACGTCTATTTCCCCGCCGGTCCGAGCGGTGACTTCGACAACGACGGCCGGCTCGACCTCTTCCTCATCAACTGGTATCAGGGCAACCACTGCCGCCTGCTCCGGAACGAGACGCCACCGCGCTCGTGGCTGAACGTCTCGGTCGTCGGAAGCAAAATGAACCGCATGGGAATCGGCGCGCAGGTGAAAATCTTTCCCGCCGGCAAGCTCGGCGACACGAAGTCGCTGCTGGGCTTTCAGGAAATCACGACGGGTTACGGTTACGCCAGCGGGCAGCCCGCGCTCGCGCACTTTGGCCTCGCCGACGCCGCAACCGTGGACGTGGAAGTGAAACTCCCGGACGGCAAGTTGAAGAAACTCCCCGGCGTGAAGGCGAACCAGTCGCTGCGCTTGGCGGAGTGAACGCAAACCTCAACCATGAAAACCCGACGCCTCACACTCGCTGGCATCGCTTCGCTCGCGCTGGCCGCGTTCGCGCTCAACTCGATTTCCTTCGCCGCTGACCCGCCGAAGAAGGACAAGGACGACCCGAAGAAAAAGGAGAAGGCCAAGGCCGCCGCGAAGGCGAAAGCTCCGCCTCCACCCGAGCCGCCTTATCCGCCGACGCTGCCCGATGGCACGGGGTTCGTCACGGACACTTCGCCGGATTTCCTCAAGCCTCCCGCGACGCTGCTGGACAAGGTGAGCATCGCCAAGACGCCACCGACGGTGGACTTCGCCTATTTCCCCGGCCAGACGTATCGCGGCAATCCGTGGTCCAACTGGGGCGACAGCATGTTCGCCAACGGCAAATACTACGCGAGCATCGGCGACCACCTCGCGCCGAGCGGCACGGCGTATCTGTGGGAGTTCGACCCGGTGACGCGCACGTTCCGGCAGCTCGTGGACGTGAAGAAACTGCTCGGCCTGCCCGCCGGCCGTTACACGCCGGGGAAGATCCACACCCAGCTCACGCTCGCCAGTGACGGCTGGATTTACTTCGGCACACACCGCGGCGGCACGCGCGCGACCTTTGGCGACAAGGACTACAAGGGCGACTGGATCATCCGCGTGAACCCGCAGACTGCGACGACCGAGATCGTGTCCGAAGGCCCCGTGCCCGGTCACTGCATCCCGACAGGCTTCACCGACCCGGACCGCCTGATCTTCTACGGCGGCACGGAACCGGAGACGGGAGCGGGCGAGAGGAGCGTGACGTTCTTTGCCTACGACTTGAGGGCGCGCAAGCTGATCTACTCCGGCTTCGACGGCCCGGCGCGCGCGATGATCTTCGCGAAGTCCACCGGGAAAGTTTACTGGCTCGAAGACAAGCTCGACGACGCGCCGCTCGTGCGCTTCGACCCGGCGAAGCCCGGCAAGCCCGAGCGCGTCCCGGGCGACATCGGCCTGCGCGCCGCGAGCGAGGAGACGCCGCAGGGCATCGTTTACACGGTGTCTCACGCGCGCAAGGACGGTGACGCGCAGCTCTACGCCTTCAACACGAAGACCGAGAAGATCGAGCCGCTCGGCTCCGCCGCGATTGGCGGGCAGCAATACATCACCACGCTGGACTGCGACCCGACGGGCCGCTTCATCTACTACGTGCCCGGCGCGCACGGAGGCGCAGAAGTGGACGGCTCGCCGGTGGTGCAGTTCGACACAAAGACACGCACGCGCAAGGTCATCGCGTTCCTGCATCCCTTCTACGAGAAGAAGTATGGCGTCTCGCCGAGCGGCACCTACAGCGTGGCGCTCGACCCGAAGGGCGAGAAACTTTACATCACGTGGAACTGCAAGCGCGTCCCCGCCGCGCGCGTGTGGGATTCGTGCGCGCTGACGGTGGTTCACATTCCGGCCGGCGAGCGGTAGCGTCGGTCCACCGATGCAAGTGAGTCCGCCGCCGCAATCGCCCGAGGCTGATTCCGCCGCGATTCCCGCGCGATGGGCGTGGGTTCTCGCGATCTGCCTCGGCGCGCTGACCTTCCAGAGCGCGTTCTTCCACGTCGTCGACCCGGATGTGGGCTACCACATCCGAACGGGAATGCTCATCCTGGAGACGGGGCGAATCCCCGACCGCAACACCTTCTCGTTCGCCGTTCCAGACCACCCGTGGACGTTGCAGCAGTGGTGGCCGGCGACGGCTTACGCGATTGCATGGATGCAGGGCGGGCTCGGCGGGCTGATCGGGCTGAAGGCGATGATCGTGACGGCCATGATGCTCGTGGTGCTCGCGGCGGCGCGAC
This is a stretch of genomic DNA from Verrucomicrobiota bacterium. It encodes these proteins:
- a CDS encoding transposase family protein, which encodes MHDFMSEQTKAEVLATLRPRYGSAGREHKSKLIAQAVQLLGYHPKSAIRALRRKPRAPATAALILGRPRAYEPGVLLPVLKPIWFAAFQPCRSRFVALLPDWLPAYEQDHRRLDAGVREALLNVSARTLDRLLAPLRGSLKRRGGTRPGSLLRQSIPIRGEWTEEGPGWLELDTVALCGGTLDDRHAWMLDAVDIRTDWTVQRALENRSQHSTLTQLRDVEASLPFPLLGVDSDNGGEFINHHVVAWTGQRPRPVLFTRSRPYRKNDNAHVEQRNWTHVRQQFGYERYDNPAVVPLINTLCQGALGQLLNYFLPTHKLEQKHRQEGRTTRIYGAAQTPLARVLSAPQVSEETKAKLKTEHARLNPFQLARDIERQKKVIEARRRRET
- a CDS encoding CRTAC1 family protein produces the protein MNGVETQHPKNETEEAGRPSRPGFLRSPMGGGSGHTTFGATTPRSAPAPVTLTFGSLGVKPGARGSVQRRIVMNGFAFSLACAVFLAGPALHAQPLPSGAFSDVTKAAGLFEPLAGIMGHGGAFGDFDGDGFIDIFVGGFCDRPNSEYAPASGPVPARLFRNLGNGKFAVVNDTPVSVFGRASGAVFADLDNNGTLELFVANNARASTRHTIEPQRSAQTRRPQLFRNDDGSFVDISAPSGACPDSLLSARNIGVFDYDGDGLLDLFVVEDKFVARGVKPRSALMRNLGGLKFKDVTKDVGLPEDIHGLGLAVADLNGDGRPDFFVPHSNRLFLSTPGNTYREAVELKDMFAWKPVDGEDWPCGAAFGDLNRDGRLDLVLTIHHKTARNKVFINDGLKDGVPQFRDVTADVGLGDAIPVKCPHVEIQDFDNDGWPDLYISAAWLDAEGKVTPLIFRNTGARDGLPRFVRNGPASPPNVYFPAGPSGDFDNDGRLDLFLINWYQGNHCRLLRNETPPRSWLNVSVVGSKMNRMGIGAQVKIFPAGKLGDTKSLLGFQEITTGYGYASGQPALAHFGLADAATVDVEVKLPDGKLKKLPGVKANQSLRLAE